One window of the Vigna radiata var. radiata cultivar VC1973A chromosome 1, Vradiata_ver6, whole genome shotgun sequence genome contains the following:
- the LOC106767285 gene encoding mitochondrial import inner membrane translocase subunit TIM8, translating to MDLSDLNSAEMQKFYSEEQQRAMVNEMVAKLTSECWDKCITGTPGNKFSSSESNCLSNCAHRYLEMSMLIMKRFQSMQ from the exons ATGGATCTTTCAGACCTTAATTCAGCTGAAATGCAGAAATTTTATTCT GAAGAACAGCAAAGAGCTATGGTTAATGAAATGGTGGCAAAGCTAACAAGTGAATGCTGGGACAAATGCATCACGGGTACACCTGGGAATAAATTCAGTTCCAGTGAATCTAATTGTCTTTCAAACTGTGCACACCGTTACTTGGAGATGAGCATGCTTATCATGAAAAGGTTTCAGAGTATGCAATGA
- the LOC106758165 gene encoding L-galactono-1,4-lactone dehydrogenase 2, mitochondrial-like: MIGKEELQEIREKYVSEWILNPDNVRQKEVLQYLQFIVKGSRGESAEEQKIDELSFTELRDKLIALDPLNKKNIISINQVEYIEELKQLLKNEEIPTPAPVEQHWATNNRSPLSPASNPF, from the exons ATGATAGGGAAG GAGGAACTGCAAGAGATTAGGGAGAAGTATGTTTCTGAATGGATATTGAATCCTGACAATGTGCGGCAGAAAGAAGTCTTGCAATATTTACAGTTCAT AGTTAAAGGATCTAGAGGTGAATCAGcagaagaacaaaaaatagaTGAGCTTTCTTTCACAGAATTAAGAGATAAACTAATTGCCCTGGATCCTCTCAATAAAAAGAACATCATCAGCATTAATCAAGTTGAATACATTGAAGAGTTGAAGCAACTTTTAAAGAATGAAGAGATACCTACTCCTGCTCCAGTTGAGCAGCATTGGGCAACGAATAATAGGAGTCCCTTGAGTCCTGCTTCAAACCCATTTTAG